One Candidatus Cloacimonadota bacterium genomic region harbors:
- a CDS encoding type II toxin-antitoxin system HicA family toxin, producing MKRNTLLRHLRRYGCYLKREGGSHSLWCNPNTGHIEAIPRHTEIPNKLARKICRSLSIPVIS from the coding sequence ATGAAACGTAATACTCTGTTGAGACATCTTCGCAGGTATGGTTGCTACCTTAAGCGTGAAGGAGGTTCTCACTCTTTGTGGTGTAATCCAAATACAGGACATATTGAAGCCATTCCGCGTCATACAGAAATACCTAACAAATTAGCACGAAAGATTTGTCGCAGTTTATCAATTCCAGTTATCAGTTGA
- a CDS encoding type II toxin-antitoxin system HicB family antitoxin yields MHNEFTAIIEKDENWYIAYCPEIPGANGQGRTIEECKQSLSEAITLILEDRREDAFRSIPESAQKEFVTIQ; encoded by the coding sequence ATGCATAACGAGTTTACAGCAATAATTGAAAAGGACGAAAATTGGTATATTGCATATTGCCCAGAAATTCCGGGAGCAAATGGCCAAGGGCGAACCATTGAAGAATGTAAACAAAGTCTTTCTGAAGCAATTACTTTAATTCTTGAAGACCGTAGAGAAGACGCATTTCGTAGTATCCCTGAAAGTGCTCAAAAAGAATTTGTAACGATTCAATGA